In Beijerinckiaceae bacterium, the sequence TATTGAATCACGGCCATGCAGAAAAGGCCTGTCATCATCAACGGCAGCAATAAGTCAAAATGGCTGCGGAACTCCGCCGGCACCACCAATTGGGCGATCGAGGGCAGAGTCAGCCAAAGTCCCGTGCAGGCAGGCAGAACCATGGCGATGACGATGGTCATGTTGCGGGCGACCTGCTGCCGCGCCTGCATCGGCCCATGCAGCTCGTGGGCCGCCACCGCGATTTGGAACAAGACGATGTCGAGGGCGGAGCCAATCGCCTGGATCGCCTTGGTGCCAAAATCATAGGCCAAAGAAAATTGCCCGGTCTCGGAAAACCCATAGACGATGGCCAGAATGGAGCGATTGGCTAGTGGGATCGAAAGATAGAGCAGATTGGCGCCCACGATGGGCAGGCTGTAGGCCATCAGCGACCGTGCGATCGAAAATCTCGCGAGCGCGGGTTTGGAGCCGGGATCGCGCAAGGCCGCCCGCGCCGTGACGATGGATCCGCCGAGGCTGATAATCGTCCCGATCAGGGTCATCTTGGCGGAGCCGAATATAAAGGCTCCTCCGCCCATCAGTGCGAAGGCGAAAAGATTCTTGACGAGAACGAGCCGGGTGAAGAGCCGGTCGTCAAAGCACGCGCGCACCAGCGCGGTATGATAATCGAAAAGCCCGTTGGTGACCGCGACGCAAAGGGCGAGTGCGATCAAGCCGTTTGACAAAGTGAAGGTGACACCGGTGAACAAAAGCAGGCTGGCACCCGCGGCAAGCCCCAATGTGATGAAGATAAAGCCGAGATCGAGGGTCGCGCGCACGGCCGGCTCTGCTTCCCTGGTGCGCTGGGAATAGAACCTTGTCGCTCCGAGCCGGATCCAATCGAAAAACCCGGTTTGCACAAAGATCGCGGTTGCATGGGCGAGCGCGAAACGGCCAAACTCAGCCGGGCCGAGAAAGGTCGCGATGAGAAGTCCAATCGCGAAATTGAACAGGAGGTTGCAGAAAAAGACGAAAAAAACCGTCATCGATGAGGCGTACCAGGGTGGCTTAGGGTCGCGCGGGAGTGCGGTTCCGAGCAAGCCCATGCAGGATCGGGGCGGACAAGGCGAAAAATGATTTTCTCGTTCATCAACAGGGAACCAACCATGTCCACCATGAATATCGGGTGAAGGAAATCACAGACTTATCATCTCATTATACCAGTCTCACGCTTATTTTACGAGATTGCGGTCGGCCAGGGCCTGCGCAATTACCTTGCCACTTTTCTGTTCCCGAGGAACCCGCTAGAAGGGCGCATGACGCATGATGTTACCCTCCCTGCTGCCGCGCTTGCGGGGCTTTTGTCTTTTCTCAGCCCTTGCGTGCTGCCGCTGGTGCCGCCCTATCTGACCTTTATCGCCGGAACAACCATAGAAGAGGTTGCCACGCGGCGCGAGGCCCGGGCACGGCGCGATATTTTCCTCGCCTCCCTGCTTTTCATCCTCGGCTTTTCGACGGTGTTCGTAGGTCTCGGCGCGACGGCCTCGGCCTTTGGTCAGGTCTTGCACGAATATTTCGCGCGTCTTTCGCTCCTGGCCGGGGTCGCAATCATCGTGATGGGATTGCATTTTCTGGGCGTTTTTAAGTTTGCCTTGCTCTATCGCGAGGCACGGGTCGACGTCCAAAAGCCGGTGGGGATTTGGGGCGCCTTTGTCATGGGGCTGGCTTTCGGTTTCGGCTGGACGCCGTGCATCGGTCCCATTCTTGCCGCGATTCTTGCAGTGGCCGCTTCGCAGGATACGATCGGCAAAGGCATAGCATTGCTGGCCGCTTATTCGAGCGGGCTTGGCCTGCCATTTTTGTTGGCCGCGTTGGCGATCGAACCCTTCATCCGGGTCATCAAACGGTTCCGGCCCTACTTCGGGGCCCTGGAACGGGTCATTGGCGTCCTCCTCGTGGCCACGGGGATCGCCTTCCTGACCGGATCGGTCCAGGATCTCTCGGCCTGGCTGTTGCAGACCTTTCCAGGCCTTGCCAATTTGGGTTAGGCCACCGCCTCGCAGGCCTAATTGGCGAGCTCGTAATAGCTGATCCTTCCGTCGGGGCCTTTTTTCCAAACATAGACGACATAGTCGGTCCGCATGACGTCGCCCTTTTTGTCATAGCTGAGTTCGCCGATCACGGTCTTAAAGATCATGCCGGAATGCATCGTCTTCGCCATCTCCAAGGGATCGATGGATTTCGCCGCCTCGGCGGCTTGTTTCATGATTTCGACGGCGGCATAGGAATAGAGCGTGTAGGTTTCCGGATTGAAATTCTTGGCCTGGAATTCCTGGACCACCCGCGCCGCATCCGGCCGGTTGCGAGGGTCGGGCGGAAACGTCATGAAGGTCCCTTCGACTCCCGGGCCGCCTATGGCGGCGAATTCATCCGAGGCGATTCCATCGCCAGCCATCATGACTGTGTCGACGCCCTGATCGCGCATTTGGCGCACAAGCAGTCCCGCCTCGGTATGGACACCGCCCCAATACACAATGTCGGCCTGCGATTCTTTGATCTTCGAGACGATGGCGGAATAATCCTTCTCGCCCTTGTTGAGGCCCTCGTAGAGAGCCACTTTGATGCCCATTGCATCGAGATTCTTGCGGGTTTCATCGGCCAGGCCTTTTCCGTACGTGCTCTTGTCGTGAATGATCGCGATTGCCTTTGGTTTTCGGCTGGCGAGAAAACCTGCGGCGACGATCCCTTGCTGATCGTCCCGCCCGCAGGTTCTGAAAACCGTTTCGAGTCCGCGTTCGGTGATGAGCGGATTGGTCGAGCCGGGCGTAATATTCAGAATATTATTTTCGGCATAGATCGTCGAAGTGGGCATGGTGACGCTGGAATTGAAGTGCCCGACAACGAGGCTGACTTCCTCGCCTACGAATTTATTGGCAACGGATACGCCTTGCTTGGGGTCGGCCGCATCGTCGCCGATCGAGAGGATCAATTGCTGGCCGAGAACGCCTCCCGACTCATTGATGTCCTCGACCGCCTGCTCGACGCCTCGACTCAATTGTCCGCCGAATGTCGCGTCGGGGCCGGTGATCGGCCCGCCGACGCCGACCCTGATCTGCGCATGGGCAGCCGGCACGCAGCCCATGCCGATCGTGTAGGCGAGCGCTACAAAGACGGCGCGTGACCCCTTCATGCAAATCGTCTCTTTGCAGGTTTGCTCAAAGGCGCGCCTCCGAATGTTCACAGCGGGGTCCGCTCGGGCAATTGAACGGGCGTCTGCATTGTTGCTCCTTGAGAGGACGGTGCTCCGGTCGACAACGGCAAACCTATCTTTTTCTCTGCGGCAGCCAGCCGTACTGACAGCGCATCTGCATTTTCCGTGTAAGTGTAAAACCGAGAAACGCCGATGCGAGAGCCACGACATAATCCGCGACGAAATCCGGCCAGGACAGAAGCGTTTCATCGAAGAGCGCATAATGCAGGAAACGGACGCCGGCGGCGATAGGAACCATAGGCAGAAGCAGGTAATAAAGCGGCCGCCAATGCTTAGCGAGGGCGCGTCCGGCCGCAAAGGCGGCGGCGCCGCCGAGCGCAACGCTGAGGCCAAGAAAGACAAGGAGAGCTTTGACGCCGGCTGCGAGGAAAAACATACCGCTCAATGGCCCCCCTCGAGATAGGCGGACCGGATTTCGGGCCGCGCGAGAAGCTCGCCGCCGCTGCCCGAGAGAGAGATAAGCCCGTTGACCATCACATAGCCGCGATGGGCGAGCCTTAGCGCATGATAGGCGTTCTGTTCGACGAGGAAAACGGTAAGCCCTTCCTGTCGGTTCAGATCGGCAATCACGCTGAATATCTGCTTGACCATCAAGGGGGCCAATCCGAGCGAAGGTTCGTCGAGCATGAGAAGACGGGGCCGGCTCATCAGGGCACGGCCGATCGCGAGCATCTGTTGCTCACCGCCAGACAATGTGCCGCCGCTTTGGCTGACCCGGTCCTTCAAGTGCGGAAAGATCGAGAAAATCCGTTCGAGGTCCGACGCGAAATGGGTGCGTGGCTGCATCGCGGCCCCCATTTGCAAATTCTCATAGACCGTCATGCGCGGAAAAATTCTTCGGCCTTCGGGTGCCAGCGCCAAACCGAGCCGGGCGATCGCATGGGTTGGCATCTGCGTAATGTCGTGCCCGTCGAACAGGATGCGGCCTTCTCGGGCGCGCGGATTGCCGAAGATCGTCATCATCAAAGTTGTCTTGCCGGCGCCATTGGCGCCGATCAGGGTCACGATCTCGCCTTCATGGATTTCGACGTCGACGCCTTTCAGGGCGATGATATTGCCATAAAAAGCCTTGAGCCCGCGTGCCGACAGCAAGACTCCTGCGGAGGCGTTGTTCATGGTGTCGATCCGCCAACCGGGAAAATCTCGGCTTCAGCGTCCACGCCGAGATAGGCTTTGATCACCCGATCATCTTCGCGAACAGCGTTCGGCGTGCCGTCCGCGATCTTCACACCGTGATCAAGGACGACGACATGATCTGAGATTTCCATGACCACCGACATATCGTGCTCGATGAGAAGGATAGAGGTGGCGTGCTCGTCTCGAATTTCCAGAAGCAGTCGCTTGAGTTCGGCCGATTCGCGTGGGTTCAGTCCCGCCGCCGGTTCATCGAGGCAGAGAAGGGTCGGCGCGGTACACATCGCCCGCCCGATCTCGAGGCGCCGTTGGGCGCCGTAGGGAAGCTCTCCAGCCGGATCGTCGGCGCGGGAAAGGAGATCAAGCTTTTCGAGCCAATAGCGCGCCGTTTGAAGCGCTTGCGCTGTTCTCCTTCGGTCGGTGCCAAAGCCTGGCATGGTGAGCAGAAAATTATGCTGCGCGACGATGAGATTTTCGATCAGGGTCATGCCGGCAAACAGCCGGATGTTCTGAAAACTGCGTGCGACGCCGGCATGGCGCGCAATCTCGAAATCGGCCATGCGTTCGAGAAGGAACACTGCGCCTTGGTTGGTTTTGCTGAAGCGCTTGCCGCTGCGCGTCAAGGCCAGCACAGCCTCCGGCGTGACAGAGTCCCCGCGGGCTAGGACGAGGCGCCCGCTCGTTGGCTTGTAGAAGCCAGTGACGCAATTGAACACGGTCGTCTTGCCGGCGCCATTCGGGCCGATCAAGGCCGTGATGTCGCCGCGCCCGACGGAAAGCGAGAGATCCTCGACGGCGGTGACGCCGCCGAAATGCATGGTCAAATGGTCGATTGAAAGTAGCGGCGGATCAGCCAAGCGCATTAGCCGTGACCTTCCCCCGCAAGTGGTCCGGTCACGGGTTTTTCCTTGGTGAGAAAGATTGAGGGTGTGCGGAAAGCGACCAGACCGCGCGGCTTCCAGTTCATCATGACGACCATGGCCATACCGACGATGAGCATCCGATATTGCGCCGGATCGAAAGCATTGCCGAAGAGGTGCCTAAGGCTGCCCATTTCCCGCAAGAGCTCCGTGCCGCCGATAATGCCGAAGGCGGCCAGGGCGACGCCAAGCTGAGAGCCCTGGCCGCCCAGTACGACAATAGCGAGGATCGTTGCCGATTCGATAAAGGTAAAACTTGAGGGAGAGACGAAATTCTGCCGGGCCACGAAGAGGGCTCCGGCAATGCCGGCAATAAAGGCTCCGAGCGCAAAGGCGGTGAGCTTTGTCGTCACAGTGTTGATGCCGAGCGAACGGCAGGCTATTTCATCCTCCCTCAAGGCCTCCCAAGCGCGCCCGATGGGATGACGGCGCAGGCGCGAGGTCAATGCATTGGTCAAGAGAGCCAGGGCGAGAATCAGAAAATAGAGAAAGACGACACGGTGGATCGGCAAATATTTGAGGTGGAAGAGTGCCGCAAAGCCATCGGGTCCGGGGATGAAAGG encodes:
- a CDS encoding teichoic acid transporter translates to MTVFFVFFCNLLFNFAIGLLIATFLGPAEFGRFALAHATAIFVQTGFFDWIRLGATRFYSQRTREAEPAVRATLDLGFIFITLGLAAGASLLLFTGVTFTLSNGLIALALCVAVTNGLFDYHTALVRACFDDRLFTRLVLVKNLFAFALMGGGAFIFGSAKMTLIGTIISLGGSIVTARAALRDPGSKPALARFSIARSLMAYSLPIVGANLLYLSIPLANRSILAIVYGFSETGQFSLAYDFGTKAIQAIGSALDIVLFQIAVAAHELHGPMQARQQVARNMTIVIAMVLPACTGLWLTLPSIAQLVVPAEFRSHFDLLLPLMMTGLFCMAVIQYCINPIFLIEKKTAPLIVAALAACAVDPILILSLPRDANGSSLAIAQAGAMVVALAVLIAYASAAKREWPRPRDLAITMFANAVMSVMILPMRDQQPGFATLAEQVATGIAVYAAIVLGLDLAGLRGMLLARLRLAGARMKAL
- a CDS encoding cytochrome C biogenesis protein yields the protein MTHDVTLPAAALAGLLSFLSPCVLPLVPPYLTFIAGTTIEEVATRREARARRDIFLASLLFILGFSTVFVGLGATASAFGQVLHEYFARLSLLAGVAIIVMGLHFLGVFKFALLYREARVDVQKPVGIWGAFVMGLAFGFGWTPCIGPILAAILAVAASQDTIGKGIALLAAYSSGLGLPFLLAALAIEPFIRVIKRFRPYFGALERVIGVLLVATGIAFLTGSVQDLSAWLLQTFPGLANLG
- a CDS encoding branched chain amino acid ABC transporter substrate-binding protein, which produces MKGSRAVFVALAYTIGMGCVPAAHAQIRVGVGGPITGPDATFGGQLSRGVEQAVEDINESGGVLGQQLILSIGDDAADPKQGVSVANKFVGEEVSLVVGHFNSSVTMPTSTIYAENNILNITPGSTNPLITERGLETVFRTCGRDDQQGIVAAGFLASRKPKAIAIIHDKSTYGKGLADETRKNLDAMGIKVALYEGLNKGEKDYSAIVSKIKESQADIVYWGGVHTEAGLLVRQMRDQGVDTVMMAGDGIASDEFAAIGGPGVEGTFMTFPPDPRNRPDAARVVQEFQAKNFNPETYTLYSYAAVEIMKQAAEAAKSIDPLEMAKTMHSGMIFKTVIGELSYDKKGDVMRTDYVVYVWKKGPDGRISYYELAN
- a CDS encoding ABC transporter ATP-binding protein, whose amino-acid sequence is MNNASAGVLLSARGLKAFYGNIIALKGVDVEIHEGEIVTLIGANGAGKTTLMMTIFGNPRAREGRILFDGHDITQMPTHAIARLGLALAPEGRRIFPRMTVYENLQMGAAMQPRTHFASDLERIFSIFPHLKDRVSQSGGTLSGGEQQMLAIGRALMSRPRLLMLDEPSLGLAPLMVKQIFSVIADLNRQEGLTVFLVEQNAYHALRLAHRGYVMVNGLISLSGSGGELLARPEIRSAYLEGGH
- a CDS encoding ABC transporter ATP-binding protein, which encodes MRLADPPLLSIDHLTMHFGGVTAVEDLSLSVGRGDITALIGPNGAGKTTVFNCVTGFYKPTSGRLVLARGDSVTPEAVLALTRSGKRFSKTNQGAVFLLERMADFEIARHAGVARSFQNIRLFAGMTLIENLIVAQHNFLLTMPGFGTDRRRTAQALQTARYWLEKLDLLSRADDPAGELPYGAQRRLEIGRAMCTAPTLLCLDEPAAGLNPRESAELKRLLLEIRDEHATSILLIEHDMSVVMEISDHVVVLDHGVKIADGTPNAVREDDRVIKAYLGVDAEAEIFPVGGSTP